The Rubrobacter tropicus nucleotide sequence CAGGTCAGGACCGGGAAATGGACCCCCGACGTCGAGGCCGGTCGGGCGGATCTCACCCTCGACTCCGTCGCGGAACTACCCGCGGCCATCGGGTTGTGAGAGACTGGCCTGACGCCACGGAGGATGGGCCCTTGCGCCGAAGAAAAGTCTTCACCACGCTGGTCTTGACGGCGCTGATCGCCGCGGTCGTGGCCTGCGGAAGCAAAGAGGAAAATGCCTCGGAGCCTGCCCCCAAAAACCAGACCGTGTCTCCGGGAGACTTTGTCGACTACGAGGGACCACGGTCTCCCGGAGACTCCGAGTGGTTGCTCCGGTCTCTAAACGGCGACGGCGCTGCGGAGGGCTCGGATATCACGCTGAATCACCTCGGATACGACGGCAAGTTCGAGCTGAACGTGGAGGGCGGGTGCATCGGTTTCTTCCTTATGCACAAGCTGGAAGGTCGGCGTATACGCGCCGTCGAGCCGGGCCTGCAGGTCGGAAGGCTGGACTGCGGCAAACCCGAACAGGTGAAGCGGCAGGCCGAGAGCATCCTGGACATCATGCGGGATCTCGCCCGGGTCCGGGCGACGGAGGACCGCTTCGAGCTTACGAGCGCCTCCGGCGAAGTGGCCGTTTTCGTGCCCCGGCCCCGCGCAGGTGGACCCGGCGCTCGTTGGGACAGAGTGGTTTCTGATCTCCT carries:
- a CDS encoding META domain-containing protein, translating into MRRRKVFTTLVLTALIAAVVACGSKEENASEPAPKNQTVSPGDFVDYEGPRSPGDSEWLLRSLNGDGAAEGSDITLNHLGYDGKFELNVEGGCIGFFLMHKLEGRRIRAVEPGLQVGRLDCGKPEQVKRQAESILDIMRDLARVRATEDRFELTSASGEVAVFVPRPRAGGPGARWDRVVSDLLAGQETAPETPPDAGDR